In the genome of Flavobacteriaceae bacterium YJPT1-3, the window AGACTGCGAATGTGATCGAATCACTAAAACAGGCCAGTGCCCTTTTGGAAAAAGAAGGTTTGGTCATGGTGCTAGAGCCGCTGAACTTTTATAACCATCCCGGACTCTTTCTGACCGAGTCTCCGCAAGCCTATCAAATCTGTAAGGCGGTCGACAGTCCGAGTTGTAAAATCCTTTTCGACATTTATCATCAGCAGATACAGGAAGGAAATCTGCTTCCAAACATCGCGCAAAGTTGGGACGAAATCGCCTATTTTCAAATTGGCGATAATCCAGGTCGCAACGAGCCTACCACTGGAGAGATCAACTACAAAAACATCTTCAAGTATATTCACGATCGTGGATATGATGGAATATTGGGGATGGAACACGGTAATTCCGTAGCCGGCAAAGAAGGGGAGCGTAAGGTCATTGAGGCTTATCGGCAGGTGGACGACTTCAAAGCATAAAAAAAGCGCACCTGGGTGCGCTCTGTATTGGGGTTATTCAGTTTTTCGCTAAACCACAATGAACTTGCCTTTCATCAAGGCGGAGTGGCCGGGAAAACTACAGATAAAATCATACTCTCCGGGCGCTGTAGGCGCTTCAAAAGTGATGGTGTCGCTTTGACCACCGCCTAGCATTTTGGTATGCGCGAGCACATTATCAGTGCCCTCTGGGATGTAAGCATTCTCATTGGCTGCGGCTGCGGCCTGGGCAAATACCGGGATCTCTGTCCCCTGAGTGAGCAATACCCAATTGTGTCCCATCACTTTAGCATCTAACTTACCCACGTGCTTTAGGGTCAATTTGACCGTAGCACCGGCAGGGACCTTGATTTCTTCCAGATTGAAGCGCATCTGATCATTACCGGTGATCAGCACGGTAACCGTACCGTCGTCTTCTGCAGGTTCATCCGCTTTCTTCTTGATCTTTACTTCTTGTTTTTCTTCCTTCTTATCTTCTCCTCCACACTGCACCAAAAATAGACCAAGGGTGAAGAGAAAGGCAATACGTATTATTTTCATGGATACTATTTATTAAGCTTTAAAGATAGGATATCAGCGCTGTTTATCCCAGTTGCTCTTTAAAAAATTCCAGAGCACGTTGCTCGTGATAGTAGGCTGTTTCTGGCTGATAAAAGCCTACGTGCCCTCCGTAGTTGGGTGTTTCCAGATAGAAGTTAGGGTTCGCTTTCGCGAAAGCGAATGGATAGCAACGCTCCTTCAAGAAGGAGTCGTTGAGAGCATTGATCATGAGGGCCGGGGTTTTTAGCTGGGGTAATACCGGATAGCAACTGGCGCGTTCATAATAATCAAGTGCGCTTTGAAAACCGTGCGCGGGTGCTGTGTAATACTCATCAAAATCCTGTAGGGATTTGATTTTTTTAAGCGTGGAACCCGACATACGGTCTGGGAACTGCTGCATTTTTTCTTTGTATTTTTTGCGAAGCCGGCGTAAAAAGGTAAGTCGGTAGATCCAGTTTTCACGGTGATTCAATTGCTGTAGCGAGTGATAGAGATCGCAGGGAACGCCTACTCCTACCGCAGCTTTCACCGCGGGATGTGTTGGCGATTCTCCCAAGTATTTGAAAATGACGTTGCCGCCCAGGCTTATTCCGTAAAGCAGAATGGAGGTGTAGTTCAAGCTGTCAGCCAGATGGGCGACGACCTGCTGAAGATCGCCGGTCTCTCCGCTGTGATAGCTTCGGTAATGGCGATTGACGGTGCCGCTACAGCCTCTGAAATTAACGCCAACCACGTCAATATGTTCCTTCAGCAGCAAGCGAGCCATCCCTTTCATGTAAGGCCGCTGAGCGTCGCCTTCAAGACCGTGGAGTAGAATCGCTACCGTATCGCCTCGGGAATTTGGAAGCGACCAGTCCAGATCCAAGAAATCGCCATCCTCCAGTTCGAGCCGTTCACGTGCATAAGGCATTCCCAGTATCCAGCGCAATTTAGCCGCATAGATGGTCGAAAAATGCATATGACGCCAAATCCCTTCGGGCTGGTATGACGAAGCGATTAAAGGCATCTAATAAAGGATATTGTCTTTGGGTTTGATCGATTCAGGGAGATCATCTTCATTAAGCATATCTCGCAGGTCGATCTCGATCGTGCGACAGAGTGCGGTCATGGGCACGTCATTGGCACGCCCTTCGAAAGGATCCTCACTGCTGTCTCCTACCATCTCCATGGTTGTGAATATCCAGGAGATCAACACTGAAAAAGGGATCTGGAGAAAGATGATCCACTCCATGCCCATGGCCATATACTCTTCCAGATGCTGCTCAAAGACATCGAGTAATCCAAAAGGAATGAGTAAAACGAAAATCCATACGAATACCTTAGAAAAGTAAGCATACTGCCGGGGAAATGGGGTGTTTTTAATACGTTCGCACATTCCTTGAAAATTATAAAATTCTTCAAGGCAGCTTTGCAGTTGGTCTTCCTGGAAACCATCGATCTGATTGAGACGACGTAGCTCTTTAAGATCAAGACCTTGGTTTTTGATCAATTGGGTAGCCGGATTTTCGCGCTTTTTTAAATCACTGAATTCCCGCATGGACACATAATTATAGGCTTCATTGCAGGAGATATTGCGCTCCCCGTGGCGGTCAAACATGCGTTCGACCATGGAATTCTCTTTGAGCGACCAGCTGCGCGGTTGCCGTAGTTGTACCCGCAGCGCATTCATCCAGGCGATATGACGATGAATCAGACGGGTATGCGTGACCTTGTCTGCTTCAGGATCATCGCTTTGCACGAAGCTCAATACCTGCATGCTCCAGGTACGGCTGTAGTTGACAATGGCGCCCCAGATCTTGCGTCCTTCCCAAAAACGAT includes:
- the azu gene encoding azurin, with the protein product MKIIRIAFLFTLGLFLVQCGGEDKKEEKQEVKIKKKADEPAEDDGTVTVLITGNDQMRFNLEEIKVPAGATVKLTLKHVGKLDAKVMGHNWVLLTQGTEIPVFAQAAAAANENAYIPEGTDNVLAHTKMLGGGQSDTITFEAPTAPGEYDFICSFPGHSALMKGKFIVV
- a CDS encoding alpha/beta fold hydrolase → MPLIASSYQPEGIWRHMHFSTIYAAKLRWILGMPYARERLELEDGDFLDLDWSLPNSRGDTVAILLHGLEGDAQRPYMKGMARLLLKEHIDVVGVNFRGCSGTVNRHYRSYHSGETGDLQQVVAHLADSLNYTSILLYGISLGGNVIFKYLGESPTHPAVKAAVGVGVPCDLYHSLQQLNHRENWIYRLTFLRRLRKKYKEKMQQFPDRMSGSTLKKIKSLQDFDEYYTAPAHGFQSALDYYERASCYPVLPQLKTPALMINALNDSFLKERCYPFAFAKANPNFYLETPNYGGHVGFYQPETAYYHEQRALEFFKEQLG
- a CDS encoding bestrophin family ion channel, encoding MYIKRNIGWGLILKYAWKNLLFFVLYAFSIFSLYHFLGLTFIDIPWQPLSTIGIAVAFYVGFKNSQAYDRFWEGRKIWGAIVNYSRTWSMQVLSFVQSDDPEADKVTHTRLIHRHIAWMNALRVQLRQPRSWSLKENSMVERMFDRHGERNISCNEAYNYVSMREFSDLKKRENPATQLIKNQGLDLKELRRLNQIDGFQEDQLQSCLEEFYNFQGMCERIKNTPFPRQYAYFSKVFVWIFVLLIPFGLLDVFEQHLEEYMAMGMEWIIFLQIPFSVLISWIFTTMEMVGDSSEDPFEGRANDVPMTALCRTIEIDLRDMLNEDDLPESIKPKDNILY